Proteins from a genomic interval of Dama dama isolate Ldn47 chromosome 1, ASM3311817v1, whole genome shotgun sequence:
- the LOC133050013 gene encoding olfactory receptor 5P1-like translates to MEVGNRTSVTKFILLGLTLCVIFFVLFLGISVVILVGNITIIILIASCSQLHSPMYLFLGHLAFVDIGCSTSVTPVMIIGFLRHRLALSVAVCEAQLCSMVIFGSADCFLLAVMAYDRYVAICLPLFYSTRMSPRVCVLLVGVSYVGGCVNAWTFGSCLLTLSFCGPNQIDHFFCDFSPLLKLSCSDVSTIEIIPSISSGSILALTVSVIALSYICILNTILKMRSTEGRHKAFSTCTSHLTAVTLYYGTITFIYVMPKSSYSTEQNRVVSVFYTVLIPMLNPLIYSLRNRDVKEALRKAVARIYS, encoded by the coding sequence ATGGAAGTTGGAAACCGCACCAGCGTGACGAAGTTCATCCTTTTGGGGTTAACACTTTGTGTCATCTTCTTTGTGCTATTTCTAGGCATATCTGTTGTCATTTTAGTGGGCAATATCaccataattattttaatagcaaGTTGTTCCCAACTTCACTCCCCTATGTACCTTTTCCTTGGCCATTTGGCTTTTGTTGACATCGGTTGTTCTACGTCTGTCACACCTGTGATGATTATAGGATTTCTTAGACATAGACTAGCCCTCTCAGTTGCTGTCTGTGAAGCCCAGCTCTGTTCTATGGTAATATTTGGGTCAGCTGATTGCTTCCTGCTGGCTGTCATGGCCTATGATCGTTATGTGGCCATCTGCTTGCCTCTTTTCTATTCCACCCGTATGTCCCCCAGAGTCTGTGTCCTCTTGGTGGGAGTTTCCTATGTGGGTGGGTGTGTCAATGCTTGGACATTTGGTAGTTGTTTATTGACTCTGTCTTTCTGTGGACCAAATCAGATAGATCACTTTTTCTGTGATTTCTCCCCTCTGTTGAAACTTTCCTGCTCAGATGTCTCCACTATTGAAATTATCCCTTCCATCTCCTCTGGATCTATCCTTGCATTAACAGTGTCTGTCATAGCTCTCTCTTACATCTGCATCCTCAACACCATCCTGAAGATGCGCTCCACTGAAGGGAGACAcaaggccttctccacctgcacCTCTCACCTCACCGCAGTCACTCTCTACTATGGAACGATTACCTTCATTTATGTGATGCCCAAATCCAGCTACTCAACTGAACAGAACAGAGTGGTGTCTGTGTTCTACACAGTGTTGATCCCCATGTTGAACCCACTCATCTACAGTCTGAGGAACAGAGATGTAAAGGAGGCCCTGAGAAAGGCAGTGGCCAGAATATATTCTTAG
- the LOC133050087 gene encoding olfactory receptor 5P6-like, producing the protein MYSLMHRNHTAETEFILLGLTNDPVLRFILFIIILFIYLVTICGNLGTNLLIRISSQLHHPMYFFLSHLAIVDVGYSSSVTPNMLANFLVERNTISYPGCAIQLGSAVFFGSTECFLLAAMAYDRFIAICNPLLYSTKMSTRVCIQLLIMSYTGGFLNACSFTICFYSLHFCGPNQVNHFFCDFAPLVELSCSDISIPAVVPSFTAGSIIVVTVSVIVVSYTYILITILRMHSTKGRHKAFSTCTSHLTAVTLFYGTITFIYMMPKSSYSTDQNKVVSVFYIVVIPMLNPLIYSLRNNEIKGGLRELGRKILS; encoded by the coding sequence ATGTATTCCCTGATGCATAGGAACCACACTGCAGAGACAGAGTTCATTTTATTGGGTTTAACAAATGATCCAGTCCTTCGATTCATCCTCTTCATAATCATCCTCTTTATCTACCTGGTGACCATATGTGGGAATCTCGGCACAAATCTTCTTATCAGAATCTCATCTCAGCTCCATCAtcctatgtattttttcctgAGCCACTTAGCCATTGTTGATGTGGGCTATTCATCTTCTGTTACACCCAATATGCTTGCAAACTTCCTAGTGGAAAGAAATACCATCTCCTATCCTGGATGTGCCATCCAGCTGGGTTCAGCTGTTTTCTTTGGGTCAACTGAGTGCTTCCTTCTGGCTGCCATGGCATATGATCGCTTCATAGCAATCTGCAACCCACTGCTTTATTCCACCAAAATGTCCACACGAGTCTGTATTCAGTTACTCATAATGTCTTACACTGGTGGTTTTCTCAATGCTTGCTCTTTTACTATTTGCTTCTATTCTTTACACTTCTGTGGACCAaatcaagtcaatcattttttctgtgattttgctCCTTTGGTTGAACTCTCCTGTTCTGACATCAGTATCCCTGCAGTTGTCCCCTCATTTACGGCTGGCTCCATCATTGTGGTTACAGTGTCTGTCATAGTTGTATCCTACACCTACATCCTCATCACCATTCTCAGGATGCACTCCACCAAGGGGCGCCAcaaggccttctccacctgcacGTCCCACCTCACAGCAGTCACTCTGTTCTATGGGACCATCACATTCATTTACATGATGCCCAAGTCCAGCTACTCAACTGACCAGAACAAGGTGGTGTCTGTATTCTACATAGTGGTGATCCCCATGTTGAATCCCCTCATCTACAGCCTCAGGAACAATGAGATTAAGGGGGGTCTAAGAGAGCTTGGCAGAAAAATACTTTCTTAG
- the LOC133050169 gene encoding olfactory receptor 5P6-like, which produces MDSLWQRNDTTMTEFILLGLTNDPVLRIILFMIILFIYLVTICGNLGTNLLIRISSQLHHPMYFLLSHLAIVDVGYSSSVTPNLLVNFLVEKNTISYPGCAIQLGSAVFFGSTECILLAAMAYDRFIAICNPLLYSTKMSTQVCVQLLIVAYIGGFFNASSFIISFYLLHFCGPHRVNHFYCDFAPLVELSCSDISIPAVVPSFTSGSIIVVTVTVIVVSYIYILITILRMHSTEGRHKAFSTCTSHLTAVTLFYGTITFIYVMPKSSYSTDQNKVVSVFYMVVIPMLNPLIYSLRNNEIKGALKRELARKIFS; this is translated from the coding sequence ATGGATTCCCTGTGGCAGAGGAACGATACTACAATGACAGAGTTCATTTTACTGGGCTTAACAAATGATCCAGTCCTTCGAATCATCCTCTTCATGATCATCCTCTTTATCTACCTGGTGACCATATGTGGGAATCTCGGCACAAATCTTCTTATCAGAATCTCATCTCAGCTCCATCATCCTATGTATTTTCTCCTGAGCCACTTAGCCATTGTTGACGTGGGCTATTCATCTTCTGTTACACCCAATTTGCTTGTAAACTTCCTAGTGGAGAAAAATACTATCTCCTACCCTGGCTGTGCCATCCAGCTGGGTTCAGCTGTTTTCTTCGGGTCAACTGAATGCATCCTTCTGGCTGCCATGGCATATGATCGCTTCATAGCAATCTGCAACCCACTGCTTTATTCCACCAAAATGTCCACACAAGTCTGTGTCCAGTTACTCATAGTGGCTTATATAGGTGGTTTTTTCAATGCCTCctcctttattatttccttctatcTTTTACACTTCTGTGGACCACATCGAGTCAATCATTTTTACTGTGATTTTGCTCCTTTGGTTGAACTCTCCTGTTCTGACATCAGTATCCCTGCAGTTGTCCCCTCATTTACATCCGGCTCCATCATTGTGGTCACAGTGACTGTCATAGTTGTATCCTACATCTACATCCTCATCACCATCCTCAGGATGCACTCCACTGAGGGGCGCCAcaaggccttctccacctgcacGTCCCACCTCACAGCAGTCACTCTGTTCTATGGGACCATCACGTTCATTTACGTGATGCCCAAGTCCAGCTACTCAACTGATCAGAACAAGGTGGTGTCTGTGTTCTACATGGTGGTGATCCCCATGTTGAACCCCCTCATCTACAGCCTCAGGAACAATGAGATTAAGGGGGCTCTGAAGAGAGAGCTtgccagaaaaatattttcttag